Within the Elusimicrobium sp. An273 genome, the region TTTGAAAGACATTTATACGGAAATAAAATCGTTCGCCAAGAAAAGAAACGTCGGCGCGATCGTACGCAAAGACGAGGTCTTGTACGGGGAACGGCCGGTCAACGTAACCAAGGATTTTATAGACCGGCTGAAAAAATCCAAAAAATACCGCAAACGCGGCTAAAACAGAGGTTTTATATGCTCAACCTACCCCTCAGTGAAGTAGCTAAAATTACCGGCGCCGAACCGGGCGCCAAGCAGGACGTAACCGTGCGCGAACTCTGCGCCTTGGAGGACGCCCGCGAAGGCGGCATTTGCTATTTAACTTCGCTGGAAAAAACCGATTTGTTAAAAGACTTAAAGGCTTCCGTCCTCATTGTGCCGCAGGAAGCCAAAGGCAAGGAGCTTCCGTTCCAAGGGGCCCTGCTCTACGCCCAAAACCCGGAATGGGCGTTTATCTTGCTGATGAAATATGCGGACGCCCAAAAACAAAAACATACGCCGGGCATCCACCCCACGGCCGTCATCAGCCCTTCGGCCAAGCTGGGGGCGGACGTTTGCGTAGGGGCCTACACCGTCATTGAAGACGGCGTTACCGTGGGCGACGGAACGGTCATCTTTCCGCAGTGCTATATCGGCAAAAACGTAACCATCGGCAAGAACTGCTATATTTATCCGCAGGTGGTCATCCGCGAGGAATGCGTACTGAAAGATTACGTCATTTTGCAGGCGGGGGCCAAAATCGGCTCGGACGGATTCGGATTTACCTTCCACGAAGGCCGGCACCAAAAAATTCCGCAAATTGGCAACGTGGTGCTGGGCAACGACGTGGAAGTACAGTCCAACTCGTGCATTGACCGCGCCAAAATTTCCAGCACGTATATCGGCGACAATACCAAGATAGATAACCTCGTCCAGGTGGGGCACAACGTAAAAGTGGGCATGAGCACCATTATGTGCGCCCAAGTGGGCGTAGCCGGCACGACGGACATCGGAAACGGCGTTATTTTGGCGGGGCAAGTGGGCCTTGCCGGCCATATGAAAATAGGCGACCGCGTGCAAATTGGTGCCCAGTCGGGGGTTATTTCGTCCATTCCGGCGGGGCAGGTGTACTTTGGCTACCCGGCCATGCCCCAGCGGGAAGCTTTTAAACAGCAGGCGATGCTTCGCAAACTGCCCGAGCTGTACAAAGAGTTCCGCGCGATGAAAAAACAAGCCGACGAAGTGCAAAAATTATCGTTTTTTGGAAAACTGAAAAAATTATTAGGATTGTAATATGAGAAAAACGCTTTCTTCCCCAGCCGTGGTCAGCGGCGTAGGCCTGCATACGGGCGTACCCGCCACCATGACGTTTAAACCCGCCGACAACGGCATCACTTTTCTGCGTACGGATATCGCCGGCGCCAAACCGATTGCAGCGCACGTCAACAGCGTCAGCTCCACACTGCGCGGCACCAACCTCAAGAACGAAACGGCCGAAGTCTGGACGGTGGAACACGCCCTTTCTGCCCTGCACGCCCTGGGCATTACGGACGCAGCGGTGGAAATGGACGGCCCCGAACCGCCCGTAACCGACGGCGCCAGCGACCTCTATATAGAGGCCCTTCAAAAAGCCGGTCTGAAAGAACTGCCGGCCGAGCAGCCGCTTTTAAACATCAAACAAAAAATCACCTACTCCAGCGGCAACATTTCCTACAGCGCCGAACCCGCCGATAAGCTGACGTTTACGTTTTTGTTCCTGCATAAACATCCGCTCGTCAGCCGGCAGGAATTTACGCTGGAATTTACACCGGAAAACTATATCAAAGAAATTTCCCGCGCGCGTACGTTCGGGTTTGAAGAAGAACTGGCCTTTTTAAAGGCGCACGGCCTGGCCAAAGGCGGCAATTTGGAAAACGCCGTCATCGTAGGAAAGGATAAATTTATCAACGAACTGCGCTACCCGGATGAACTGGTGCGCCATAAAATTTTAGACTTGGTGGGCGACTTAAGCCTGACCGGGCGCAAACTGCCGCCGCTTAAAATTACCTGTGCCTGCGGCGGACACAAACACAATATCATTT harbors:
- the lpxC gene encoding UDP-3-O-acyl-N-acetylglucosamine deacetylase, whose amino-acid sequence is MRKTLSSPAVVSGVGLHTGVPATMTFKPADNGITFLRTDIAGAKPIAAHVNSVSSTLRGTNLKNETAEVWTVEHALSALHALGITDAAVEMDGPEPPVTDGASDLYIEALQKAGLKELPAEQPLLNIKQKITYSSGNISYSAEPADKLTFTFLFLHKHPLVSRQEFTLEFTPENYIKEISRARTFGFEEELAFLKAHGLAKGGNLENAVIVGKDKFINELRYPDELVRHKILDLVGDLSLTGRKLPPLKITCACGGHKHNIIFAKILLANSEDK
- the lpxD gene encoding UDP-3-O-(3-hydroxymyristoyl)glucosamine N-acyltransferase, with the translated sequence MLNLPLSEVAKITGAEPGAKQDVTVRELCALEDAREGGICYLTSLEKTDLLKDLKASVLIVPQEAKGKELPFQGALLYAQNPEWAFILLMKYADAQKQKHTPGIHPTAVISPSAKLGADVCVGAYTVIEDGVTVGDGTVIFPQCYIGKNVTIGKNCYIYPQVVIREECVLKDYVILQAGAKIGSDGFGFTFHEGRHQKIPQIGNVVLGNDVEVQSNSCIDRAKISSTYIGDNTKIDNLVQVGHNVKVGMSTIMCAQVGVAGTTDIGNGVILAGQVGLAGHMKIGDRVQIGAQSGVISSIPAGQVYFGYPAMPQREAFKQQAMLRKLPELYKEFRAMKKQADEVQKLSFFGKLKKLLGL